A genomic window from Papaver somniferum cultivar HN1 unplaced genomic scaffold, ASM357369v1 unplaced-scaffold_15, whole genome shotgun sequence includes:
- the LOC113335679 gene encoding cytochrome P450 CYP72A219-like — protein sequence MMASSLIIMFSLVIIIILWYGMRAFYSLWWKPKKLEKQLKQQGIKGSSYKFYYGDMKEFLQATMEALSKPMNLNHHIAPRAVPFTWKTVQTYGKLSFNWNGTTPRLIIVDPEMMKDVMTEKNGHIQKPPMDSYNPLIWDLPKGITSQEGEKWFKHRRIINPAFHSEKLKGMMPAFTTSCSELIARWKKLADPTTGSCELDIWPEMETLTSDIISRTAFGSNYEEGKRLFELQNEQISLVIEAIRSIYIPGFRFIPTKKNLRRKQVVKEINGILRGFIRKREELMKTDPSSSNDLLGLLLQSNNTESSNRLTIEEVIEECKVFYIAGQETTRSLLTFTMIVLAMHPNWQEKAREEIEQICGESVPDFNAINRLKIVEMVFYEVLRLYPPGPELHRYTSKKTKLGNLSIPAGVILTVPLILAHHDPEYWGDDSEEFKPERFAEGVLNAPKDKLAYFPFSRGPKVCIGQSFALIEAKMALTMILQHFSFQLSPSYTHAPCVVMNLAPQHGAQIILHKL from the exons ATGATGGCAAGTTCTTTGATCATCATGTTTTCATTGGTGATCATCATCATCCTTTGGTATGGTATGAGAGCCTTTTATTCACTTTGGTGGAAACCAAAAAaactagagaagcaattgaagcaACAGGGAATTAAAGGATCTTCTTACAAATTTTATTATGGAGACATGAAAGAGTTCTTGCAGGCGACCATGGAAGCGTTATCCAAACCCATGAATCTAAATCACCATATAGCGCCACGTGCCGTCCCGTTTACTTGGAAGACTGTACAAACCTATG GGAAGTTATCATTTAATTGGAATGGAACTACACCAAGGCTGATCATAGTGGATCCGGAGATGATGAAGGATGTAATGACTGAGAAGAACGGGCACATTCAGAAACCACCTATGGATAGCTATAACCCTCTTATTTGGGACTTACCAAAGGGAATCACAAGCCAGGAAGGAGAGAAATGGTTCAAACATAGAAGAATTATCAATCCTGCTTTTCACTCCGAGAAATTGAAG GGTATGATGCCCGCATTTACGACAAGTTGTAGTGAGTTGATCGCGCGTTGGAAGAAATTGGCTGATCCTACTACAGGTTCCTGTGAATTGGATATATGGCCTGAGATGGAGACGCTAACTTCTGATATAATTTCACGAACAGCATTCGGAAGCAACTATGAGGAAGGAAAGAGACTCTTTGAGCTTCAGAATGAGCAAATCTCACTAGTCATTGAAGCTATTCGAAGTATATACATCCCAGGTTTCAG ATTCATACCCACAAAGAAGAACCTGAGGAGAAAGCAAGTAGTCAAGGAAATTAATGGCATATTAAGAGGATTCATCAGAAAAAGAGAAGAACTGATGAAAACCGATCCGTCAAGCAGCAATGACTTGCTAGGTTTGCTACTGCAATCTAACAACACGGAAAGCAGTAATAGGTTGACAATTGAAGAAGTTATAGAGGAGTGCAAGGTGTTCTACATTGCTGGACAAGAAACAACTAGGTCGTTACTCACATTTACCATGATCGTCTTAGCTATGCACCCGAATTGGCAAGAAAAGGCAAGAGAAGAAATTGAGCAAATTTGTGGGGAAAGTGTGCCTGATTTCAATGCAATAAATCGTCTCAAAATT GTGGAAATGGTATTCTATGAAGTCTTGAGGTTGTATCCACCAGGACCCGAATTACATCGATATACTAGCAAGAAAACAAAACTAGGAAATCTTTCCATACCAGCAGGGGTCATTCTTACAGTACCACTTATTCTAGCGCACCATGATCCTGAATATTGGGGTGATGATTCAGAGGAATTCAAGCCAGAAAGATTTGCTGAAGGAGTTTTAAACGCACCCAAAGATAAACTCGCGTACTTTCCTTTCTCAAGGGGTCCTAAGGTCTGTATAGGCCAAAGCTTTGCTCTGATTGAAGCTAAAATGGCTTTGACTATGATCCTGCAGCACTTCTCTTTCCAGCTCTCGCCTTCATATACTCATGCTCCTTGTGTGGTTATGAATCTTGCACCGCAACATGGAGCTCAAATCATACTACACAAACTTTAA
- the LOC113335680 gene encoding uncharacterized protein LOC113335680, producing the protein MQAESDESIEGFRSVGEPVEAARMTSFAEPVEAAKLTSYPKCPTVDSILVSISPPTDISASVFGRGSDEEFELVASLNIETEYAMLYKKIMEARSDESLEGFGSVKEPVEAARMTSSASSGEPIEAVKATSFVEPVEAARPTASSSSAEHVQAARLTSISSPIDTSTRVSGGESDEELEFVDNFHIPKGYTVWCKKTMKAEPDESLEGFGSVGKPVEAARMTSSAFSDEPVEAAKTTTSAEPVEAAKTTSSAKCPTVGSKLVSTSSPKHISAPFVRSTSVPGPGSDEKFEFVDNFKIPKEYAVLYRKIFGKYGHMATKRVIKSNDTILVACVSSLLEMISTMETTRGAALSESLPQTWEGDIEDVENLGFKIKWLRNKFDEAKNNWKSSSGIHNDVEIHKKELDATQVKYAGLLARKEELHQEISKVIMEIREAEAKISSEKKTIQEKLAPENNFLDGPILGKLLS; encoded by the coding sequence ATGCAAGCTGAGTCAGATGAATCCATTGAAGGTTTTAGGTCTGTTGGGGAGCCTGTTGAAGCTGCAAGGATGACATCCTTTGCTGAACCTGTTGAAGCTGCAAAGTTGACATCCTACCCTAAGTGTCCAACTGTCGATTCCATATTGGTATCTATTTCCCCTCCCACGGATATTTCCGCAAGTGTTTTTGGTCGAGGGAGTGATGAAGAGTTTGAGTTAGTTGCCAGCTTAAACATCGAAACAGAGTATGCAATGTTGTATAAGAAGATCATGGAAGCTAGGTCGGATGAATCCCTTGAAGGTTTTGGGTCTGTTAAGGAACCTGTTGAAGCTGCAAGGATGACATCCTCTGCATCCTCTGGTGAACCTATTGAAGCtgtgaaggcaacatcctttgtTGAACCTGTTGAAGCTGCTAGGCCGACAGCCTCATCATCCTCTGCTGAACATGTTCAAGCTGCAAGGCTGACATCTATTTCCTCTCCCATAGATACCTCCACAAGGGTTTCTGGTGGAGAGAGTGATGAAGAATTAGAGTTTGTTGACAACTTCCATATCCCAAAAGGGTATACAGTTTGGTGTAAGAAAACCATGAAAGCTGAGCCAGATGAATCCCTTGAAGGTTTTGGGTCTGTTGGGAAACCTGTTGAAGCTGCAAGGATGACATCCTCTGCATTCTCCGACGAACCTGTTGAAGCTGCGAAAACAACCACCTCCGCTGAACCTGTTGAAGCTGCGAAAACAACATCCTCCGCTAAGTGTCCAACTGTTGGCTCCAAATTGGTATCTACTTCCTCTCCTAAACATATCTCTGCTCCTTTTGTTAGGTCCACAAGTGTTCCTGGCCCAGGGAGTGATGAAAAATTTGAGTTTGTTGATAACTTCAAAATCCCAAAAGAATATGCAGTATTGTATAGAAAGATTTTTGGTAAGTATGGGCATATGGCGACAAAGAGAGTCATCAAGTCGAATGATACTATATTAGTGGCATGTGTTAGTAGCTTGTTGGAGATGATCTCTACAATGGAAACTACGCGGGGTGCTGCTTTAAGTGAATCTCTACCGCAAACATGGGAAGGAGACATTGAAGATGTTGAGAACTTGGGATTCAAAATTAAATGGCTTCGAAACAAGTTCGATGAAGCTAAGAACAATTGGAAGTCTTCATCTGGAATACATAATGATGTTGAAATCCATAAAAAAGAATTGGATGCGACACAGGTGAAATATGCAGGTCTTTTGGCAAGAAAAgaagaacttcatcaagaaaTTTCAAAGGTCATTATGGAGATAAGGGAAGCTGAAGCGAAGATTTCGTCCGAGAAAAAGACTATTCAAGAAAAGTTGGCTCCAGAAAACAATTTCTTGGATGGACCTATTTTAGGGAAGCTGCTCAGTTGA